The genomic window GCTTCACCGCGCTCCAGCTGCTGCATGGCCAGCACCATGGCCTCGATGGGGTCGCTGATGAGCACCCGCAGGATGAGCCAGAGGAGGATGAACTCGCCAAGGAGGACGCCAGGGAGGGTGTGGAGGGTGCGCTTCAGGTTGTTGTCCCAGATCACATCCCAGCGCTCCAGGTCACAGTAGACGCGGATGAGGCCCAGGGGCGGCTGGCCAGGCTTGTGGGAGCGGATGGGCTGATAGACCTTCCAGGCCCGGCTGCCGGTATTCAGATCCACCAACTCCGCCTGGGAAGCGGTCAACGCGAGGTAGGAGCCGATCTCGGGGCCCCAATCCACATTGGCCTCGTCCCCGGAGGAACGCACCAGCTCCACCTCGTTGCTCTTGCCGATGCGCTTGAAGACATCGATCTGGAAGATGCTGCGGTCTGGGCCGGCAATGCTGGAAAGCAGCTGATCGAGCTTGTCGGGATCCTTGAAGCCGGGATCCCGCTCCACCACATCCGTCTCCACGGTGCCGGCGGTGTCGATGGTCAGCTTGCGGGTGTAACTTTCCAGCTCCCGGCCGCTGTTGCGGGTGATGTTGTAGGCGACGGCCACCGTGAGAACGCTGGTGACGAGACCCAGAAGCAGGAAGAGCTTGGCGTGGACGCTGCGCAGCCAGGCCAGGGGACGGATGCGCACGCGCCGCAGCATCACAGGGAGCCGTCGGCGGGCGGGAGCCCCAGGGCCGCGCGCGCCTCGCGGGAGAAGGCCACGGGGCCCTGCTTCTGGGCCAGGGTGGTGAAGCGGTCGAAGGCGGCCCGGCGGGCTTCGGCCACCTCGCCCAGGAGTTCCAGGACGCCCCCGCGGAGGGTGCCCCGATCCCGGCTGCGGAGTCCGGCCTCCGTTTCCCACAACAGAGCCTCGAGGGTGGCGAGGTCGTGGTGTTCCCCCAGGGCGGTCTGGAGACCGCGCAGCTCCTTCAAGAGGGCCTCGGGCGGCACGGCGAAGGCGCTTTCCAGGGCCTCCAGCGCGTAGCGCAGCTTCTTGATGCGCACCCGCGCCTTGTGCAGGGCGGGGGCATCTTCCTGGGCGGCCAGGGGGGCCAGATCCCCCAGCGCAGCCTCCACGCGGGGCCCCAGGCAGGCCCAGGCCGCCTCCTGGAGCGAAGTCTGCTGGAAGGGGTCGCGCAGGGCCGGAACTTCCAGCAACCGCTGCAGATCCGGGAGGCGGAGGCGCTCCAGCTCTCGGCGCATGGCCCGGCGGGCCTTGGCGCGGGCGCGGTCCATCCCCTCCAGCAGGT from Geothrix sp. includes these protein-coding regions:
- a CDS encoding CHAD domain-containing protein, which translates into the protein MHPAELAILLHRALEVRLAGLQALLAPEDWADDMEQLHQVRVSARRLGAVLDLVDAEAYPGHKTRRRALKDLVDVLGLPRELDVHADGLRARLLETRNPVQAAALEHLLEGMDRARAKARRAMRRELERLRLPDLQRLLEVPALRDPFQQTSLQEAAWACLGPRVEAALGDLAPLAAQEDAPALHKARVRIKKLRYALEALESAFAVPPEALLKELRGLQTALGEHHDLATLEALLWETEAGLRSRDRGTLRGGVLELLGEVAEARRAAFDRFTTLAQKQGPVAFSREARAALGLPPADGSL